The Chlorocebus sabaeus isolate Y175 chromosome 14, mChlSab1.0.hap1, whole genome shotgun sequence genome segment tttaatttaacaatgaaaaaggaaattcaaagGGTTTATGCCAAATAACAAACCAGTCCTCTGCAGCCTAACTCATTTGTTTTTAGGCTGCGAAGCCATGTAGAGGGCGATCAGGCAGTAGATGGTCCCTCCCACAGTCAGCGCCATGGTGGTCCGGTAAAGCATTTGGTCAGGCAGGCCTCGTTTCAGGTAGATGGGCACACCATCAGCTTTCTTGAAAGCAAGAATTAACAAGGGCATggttgagaagaaaaatattttacaattttattctttaaatttaaaaaaaaaaaaaattttgtctacTCTGTAAGTAATTCATCAAAATGTGACAGTGGGAAAAGCCCTAATCCATGGAACGCTAGTAGATGTTCCTATAAATGTAGCTAAAGCTTGTAAATCCAAAGTCATTCTCCAAAATGCTGCCTCAGGGAACATGCATGCAAAAGATTCCAAATGTCTAAGACATTTATCATATATTGCTTAACTGGAGCACtggtgcattttttaaaaggcaaaggtAACCAGTAGCTAAAAGAAGTGCAGGCaggagaggctgggcgcagtggctcacacctgtaatcccagcactttgggaggccaaggcaggcagatggcttgagcccaggagttcaagaccagcctgggcaacacggcaaaaccctgtctctacagcataactaaaattagtcaggtgtggtggtgtgtgcctgtagtctcagctattagggaagctgaggtgggaggatcacttgagcccaagaggtcaaggatgcagtgggCCATGAGTGGGCCATgagtgtgccactacactccagcctgggtgatagagtaaggcTCTGTgttaaaacagataaaaagaaGTGCTGGCACGAGAAAGTTCTCCATTTAGTTTGGCTTCTGATTATAAGTGGATGGGATTGGAGTACTTCATGTCAATAAAAAGGTTCAAGTCCATTTGGGATTCGACTGCCCCCTTTCCGTCACACTGTTAAAcccatttaataatcaaattccaTGAGATATTTaaatcataatcatcatcatcaccatcatcatcatcatcttagagactgggtctcactctgttacccgggctggaatgcagtggctcaatcatagctcactgcagcctcaaaatcctgggctaaagtgatcctcccgcctcggcctctggagtagctggggttacagatgcgtgccaacacactcagctaattttttttgtagagacaggatctcgttatgctgcccaggctgatcaagcaatcctcctaccctggcctcccaaagtgttggggctgcagaagtgagccaccgcacctggcctgtttaaCTCCTATTTTGCAGTGTCCAAAACCCCTCCCCACTGCACCTTGAGATTCTAAATGCTCTCTCAAACCTTACTTATCAGATAAAAAGAGATTAAACTGATCAAAACAAAGGTGCTCTATCCTCAAGATGGGTCTGGACCTGGACTACTTCTGAGGAAGAGAAGCTACCTTACAGCAACAGCAGTAGCAAGCACTGCCATGGCACCAAAGATTTGGTCAGGTCACTAACTTCTCAATCATTTGCAGGTAGTTTCactctaataatattttcaattccAATGCTGGCTTCTCTGTTGATACGCAAACCCATAAGCACCTCCTCTACTTTCAGCAATAGCTCAGTGAATTTTAATATCAAGCAAGCAAAGAACAATTAGAAGAAAACTCACTGCCAAGTCACTACATGTGTCACaaagtcaaatatatatattgggTTATTCAGTTATACAGGCTATTCAGTTATAGAGGCTATTCCTTCTTCCATGCAATAAATGATCTAGAGCTATTCATGCCATTTCAAAACCCTCATACCCTTAAATACTGATGAGGAAATTAACCACCCTCCCCTCTTTTATCAGTATCTACCTATATAAAGTTCTATTCGTTTATGGCTCAAACTAAAATCAAGAGAATactacctaaagaaaaaagaaggcggTTGGATAGTAAACTGGATTAAGATTTAGTTTCATAAGGGATTTTTTAAGCCTATGTATTTCACAGGCTTCTCTGCTGTAGAGTATCTTCTCTCACCTGGAAAAACTTCTGTAGCTCTGGAACTCTGTTTTTCCCAGCATAGTCATACACTGTGGAATCGGAGGTCAGTTTAGTTGGTGTGGCAAATATGATAGGTGGTGCTTCTGTGGAAACCACAGGCTTTAATCCctgtagagaaaaaaaggaaaatggccaGTTGAAAGTATGTCTGAGGAGACTGTCTGGAATAGTGGAGGCAGCCATTCAACcatgagacagaaagaaaatctctCCAGCTTTCCCAGAGCAAACCCTGTCAAGAACCCCTTGCCATTATGCTTGCAGGGAGAGGGTGAGGGTCGGGGGAAAACAACGAAGGCCCAGTCTGAGCTTCCAGAAATACCTGGTGTGTCTTATCTTCTTAGCAAACCAGTAAAACATCTATAATCTGTTATGAACTTGTCATTAGCTTTTATGAGGAATCTGTCTGCCccttttttcttccaaatgagCTAATCTAGTAACATGGAATGTCTAACCCCAGAGCAAACTTCAGAAACTTTTCCCAACACACAATAAAGAAATATTCAACGTGGAACAGCCTTACTggtttaaaacaaaactaaacaaacaaacaatacttGCCTTCAAGGACCAgaacacaaaatcaaaacaaaaaattttttgaaatgaactTTTCAGCATAAATAAACCCATAACTGAAAACACATAtagtaaaaatttaaacaaggtgaagggggaagaagtactgatacatgctacaacatggataagccTCTAAAACATTATGCTGGGTCAAAGAAACCAGTCCCAAagaccacatactgtatgatgCCATTCATAGGAAAGTCTAGAAGAGGGAACCGTAGAGACAGAAGGTAGGTTAATGGTTGCTTCAGGTGGGGGCTTGGGAGCTAGGGAGGTAACAGTTAAAAGGTATATTGGTATCCTTTTGAGGTGATAAAAAACGCTCTAAAATTAACTGTGGCGGTAGTTGCATAtatctgtgaatacactaaaaaccccTAAATTGTACCCTTTAAATGGGCATATTGTATGCtatgcaaattatatctcaataaagctgctttaaaaaaagggagggagCTCTGTTTTTTTTATCTTAAAGGAGTAAACCTACAGTGACAAATACATAGAGTAATCTGAAATAACCTGTAAATTAAAATAAGGAGCTAAGAGTTATAAGCCAATAAAAATCATCCTTTTATTTAAATTctaactaagaaaaataaaaatttaaagtcagaaagcagaattcaaacccagcctTTTCCTTTCACAAAGAAGGAAACCTCTTGCCCAAATACAGTCATCAGTCCACTGATTCTTGTCTCAAAGAAATCTAAATTTACCTGTAATTGACAGGGCCTATTATAAAGATTAGATATTGAAAACCTCAATGCTACTCCCACCAGGCAAGCATTAGATGAACAGGTCAATAAAGCATTAAAGTAAACTTGGCTTCTATTTCTTCTGACACAGTACAATAAATGGGAATGAACCATGGCCT includes the following:
- the COX7A2L gene encoding cytochrome c oxidase subunit 7A2-like, mitochondrial, which encodes MYYKFSGFTQKLTGAWASEAYSPQGLKPVVSTEAPPIIFATPTKLTSDSTVYDYAGKNRVPELQKFFQKADGVPIYLKRGLPDQMLYRTTMALTVGGTIYCLIALYMASQPKNK